The Bos mutus isolate GX-2022 chromosome 7, NWIPB_WYAK_1.1, whole genome shotgun sequence genome window below encodes:
- the LOC102279004 gene encoding protocadherin gamma-A7, with translation MAARQRGGDYRAFILLSILLGTQSEVWAAQILYSVPEETETGSFVGNIAKDLGLEPKDLAERGVRIVSRGRTQLFSLNPRSGSLVTAGRIDREELCAQSARCLVNFNILVEDKMNLYRIEVEIMDINDNAPKFLTEEMNVKIMENTAPGVRFPLNEARDPDVGTNSLQSYHLSPNRHFSLVVHTGEDGTKYPELVLEQVLDREEVATHHLLLTASDGGDPPRSGTARVQVTAVDVNDHAPFFSLPQYQVTVPENVPVGTRLLTISAIDLDEGVNGEVTYSFPKITPKILQIFQLNSHTGELSTLDGLDYEESGYYEMEVQAQDGPGSMTRAKVLITILDVNDNAPEVTVTSVSSSIPEDTPPGTVVALFYLQDRDSGKNGQVTCTISEDLPFKLERSIDNYYRLVTAENLDREKFSTYNITLKATDGGSPPLSTTTHIAMNVADTNDNPPAFLQSSYFVYVPENNPRGTSIFSVTAHDPDSNENARVTYSLSEDTLQGPSVSSYVSINSGTGVLYALHSFDYEQFRDLQLRVTASDSGDPPLSSNVSLSIFVLDQNDNTPEILYPSLPTDGSTGVELAPRSAEPGYLVTKVVAVDRDSGQNAWLSYRLLKASEPGLFVVGLHTGEVRTARALLDRDALKQSLVVAVQDHGQPPLSATVTLTVAVADSIPDVLADLGGPEVPHDSDASGLTLYLVVAVAAVSCVFLAFVIVLLALRLRRWCRSHMLQASGGVPGSVPASQFVGVDGVRAFLQTYSHEVSLTADSRRSHVIFPQPNYADTLISQESYEKKDPLLTSIDFLECKDEAHSIQCGLWAPLLAKVESLALAIPSRSRRALSLSRR, from the exons ATGGCGGCTcggcagaggggaggggactaCAGAGCATTCATCCTGCTCTCCATCCTCCTGGGGACCCAGAGCGAAGTCTGGGCAGCACAGATTCTCTACTCCGTGCCGGAGGAGACAGAGACGGGGTCTTTTGTCGGTAATATCGCCAAGGATCTGGGACTGGAGCCAAAGGACCTGGCGGAGCGCGGGGTCCGCATCGTCTCCAGAGGTAGGACGCAGCTCTTCTCTCTGAATCCGCGAAGCGGCAGCTTGGTCACCGCGGGCAGGATAGACCGGGAGGAGCTCTGCGCCCAGAGCGCGCGGTGTCTGGTGAACTTTAACATCCTGGTGGAAGATAAAATGAATCTTTATCGTATAGAAGTGGAAATAATGGATATTAATGACAACGCTCCTAAATTCTTGACGGaagaaatgaatgtgaaaataatggaaaatacagCTCCTGGGGTACGATTTCCGTTAAATGAGGCTAGGGATCCGGATGTGGGCACGAACTCTCTCCAGAGCTACCACCTCAGCCCCAATCGCCACTTCTCCCTGGTTGTGCACACCGGAGAGGATGGAACTAAATATCCGGAATTAGTGCTGGAACAGGTACTGGACCGGGAAGAAGTGGCAACTCACCACCTTCTCCTCACCGCCTCTGACGGCGGTGACCCACCACGATCCGGAACCGCCCGTGTCCAAGTAACAGCGGTGGACGTGAATGATCATGCGCCATTCTTCTCTTTGCCCCAGTACCAAGTAACTGTCCCTGAGAACGTGCCAGTGGGCACAAGACTGCTGACGATAAGTGCTATAGATCTGGATGAGGGAGTGAACGGGGAAGTGACATACTCTTTTCCGAAAATTACTCCAAAAATTCTACAGATATTCCAGCTGAACTCTCACACAGGAGAATTATCGACTCTAGATGGCCTAGATTATGAAGAATCTGGCTACTATGAAATGGAAGTTCAAGCTCAGGATGGTCCTGGTAGTATGACAAGGGCTAAAGTACTGATCACAATTTTAGATGTGAATGACAATGCCCCGGAAGTGACTGTAACATCTGTAAGCAGCTCAATCCCCGAAGACACTCCTCCTGGAACAGTAGTGGCGCTTTTCTATCTTCAAGACCGAGATTCTGGGAAGAATGGCCAGGTGACCTGCACTATTTCAGAAGATCTGCCTTTTAAATTAGAAAGATCTATAGACAACTATTACAGATTGGTGACAGCAGAAAACCTAGACCGGGAAAAATTCTCTACGTATAACATCACGCTGAAAGCCACAGATGGTGGAAGCCCACCCTTGTCCACGACAACTCACATCGCCATGAATGTGGCAGACACCAACGACAACCCACCTGCCTTCCTGCAGTCCTCATACTTTGTCTATGTGCCTGAGAATAACCCCAGAGGCACCTCCATCTTCTCAGTGACTGCACATGACCCTGACAGCAATGAGAATGCCCGTGTCACATACTCCCTATCTGAAGATACTCTCCAGGGGCCATCTGTGTCCTCCTACGTCTCCATCAACTCAGGTACTGGTGTGCTCTATGCACTGCACTCCTTCGACTATGAGCAGTTTCGGGACCTGCAGTTGAGAGTGACTGCAAGTGACAGTGGGGACCCACCACTCAGCAGCAATGTGTCTCTGAGCATATTTGTGCTGGACCAGAATGACAACACACCTGAGATTCTAtacccttccctccccactgacGGTTCTACTGGTGTGGAGCTGGCACCCCGTTCTGCAGAGCCTGGCTACCTGGTCACCAAGGTGGTGGCAGTGGACAGAGACTCGGGACAGAACGCCTGGCTGTCCTACCGTCTGCTCAAGGCCAGTGAGCCAGGGCTCTTTGTGGTGGGACTGCACACGGGCGAGGTGCGCACAGCACGGGCCCTGCTGGACAGAGACGCGCTCAAGCAGAGCTTGGTGGTGGCAGTCCAGGATCATGGGCAGCCCCCTCTCTCGGCCACTGTCACACTCACGGTGGCTGTGGCCGACAGCATCCCAGATGTCCTGGCAGACCTGGGTGGCCCGGAGGTCCCGCATGACTCTGATGCTTCAGGCCTCACGCTGTACCTGGTGGTGGCTGTGGCTGCAGTGTCCTGTGTCTTCCTCGCCTTTGTCATCGTGCTACTGGCGCTCAGACTGCGGCGTTGGTgcagatctcacatgctgcaagcTTCGGGAGGTGTCCCCGGAAGTGTACCGGCATCTCAGTTTGTGGGCGTGGATGGGGTGCGGGCTTTCCTGCAGACCTATTCGCATGAGGTCTCGCTCACCGCAGACTCTCGGAGGAGTCACGTGATCTTCCCACAACCCAACTATGCAGACACACTCATCAGCCAGGAGAGCTATGAGAAAAAGGATCCCTTGTTAACATCCATAGATTTTCTTGAATGTAAGGATGAAGCCCACAGTATTCAG TGCGGACTCTGGGCGCCGCTGTTGGCCAAAGTCGAGAGCTTGGCGCTGGCGATCCCGTCGCGCAGCCGCAGAGCACTTTCCCTGTCAAGACGCTAG
- the LOC102279290 gene encoding protocadherin gamma-B4 — translation MGSGAGKSGWAERRPVLFPFLLSLFCLALSEQIHYRIPEEMPEGSVVGNLAKDLRLSVHELPTRKLRVSSEKPYFTVSAESGELLVSSRLDREQICGKKSACALEFEVVAENPLNFYHVNVEIEDVNDHTPKFSQNAFELQISESTKSGARFILGSAHDADIGTNSLQNYQLSPDDHFSLVIKEKLDGSKYPELVLMTPLDREEQKSYHLTLTALDFGDPPLSSAAQIQVLVTDANDNPPVFSQELYRVELPENVLPGTTVLRVMATDQDDGVNAEITFSFTEAGQITQFDLNSNTGEIIILNTLDFEEVKEYSIVLEAKDGGGMIAQCTVEIEVLDINDNAPEVVFQSLPDFIMEDTKLGTHIALLKIRDKDSGHNGEVICKLEGDVPFKVLTSSRNTYKLVTDGVLDREQTPGYNITITATDKGKPPLSSSSSITLHIGDVNDNMPVFERASYVVHVAENNPPGASITQVSASDPDLGPNGHVSYSIVASDLEPRALSSYVSVNPQSGVVFAQRAFDHEQLRVFELTLQARDHGSPALSSNVSLRVLVGDRNDNAPRVLYPALGPDGSALFDTVPRAAQPGYLVTKVVAVDADSGHNAWLSYHVLQASEPGLFSVGLRTGEVRTARALGDRDAARQRLLVAVRDGGQPPLSATTTLLLVFADSLQEALPDLSDRPSPSDPQAELQFYLVVALALISVLFLLAVILAVALHLRRSSSPAAWGCFKPGLCVKSEPGVLPNYSEGTLPYSYNLCVAHTGKTEFNFLKCSEQLSSGQNILSGDSSGALFPFCNSNESTSHQVSFL, via the coding sequence ATGGGGAGCGGCGCTGGGAAGAGCGGCTGGGCTGAGAGGCGGCCAGTGCTCTTTCCGTTCCTGCTGTCTTTGTTCTGCCTGGCGCTCTCTGAGCAGATCCACTACAGGATTCCCGAGGAGATGCCCGAGGGCTCGGTGGTGGGGAATCTCGCCAAGGACCTGAGACTCAGTGTCCACGAATTACCGACTCGAAAACTGCGCGTCAGTTCGGAGAAGCCTTACTTCACGGTGAGCGCGGAGAGCGGGGAGTTACTTGTGAGCAGCAGGCTAGACCGGGAGCAGATATGCGGGAAGAAGTCAGCTTGTGCTCTGGAATTTGAGGTTGTTGCTGAAAATCCATTGAACTTTTATCACGTGAATGTAGAGATCGAGGATGTCAATGACCACACGCCTAAATTCTCGCAAAATGCCTTTGAGCTGCAAATAAGTGAGTCCACAAAGTCCGGGGCACGATTTATTTTAGGATCTGCCCATGATGCAGATATTGGTACCAATTCCCTACAGAATTACCAGCTCAGTCCTGATGATCATTTCTCACTTGTGATTAAAGAGAAGTTGGATGGCAGTAAATACCCTGAGCTGGTACTAATGACACCTTTAGACAGAGAAGAACAGAAATCCTACCACTTGACCTTGACGGCCTTGGACTTCGGGGATCCACCCCTGAGCAGTGCTGCACAGATACAAGTCCTGGTAACTGATGCCAACGATAACCCTCCAGTGTTCAGCCAAGAACTATACAGGGTGGAGCTTCCAGAAAATGTGCTTCCAGGTACCACTGTGCTTAGAGTAATGGCCACTGACCAAGATGACGGTGTCAATGCCGAgatcactttctctttcactgaaGCAGGCCAGATTACCCAGTTTGACCTGAATTCTAATACTGGGGAAATTATTATTCTAAATACATTAGATTTTGAGGAAGTGAAAGAATATTCCATAGTTTTGGAAGCAAAGGATGGTGGAGGAATGATTGCCCAGTGTACAGTGGAGATAGAAGTCCTAGACATAAATGACAATGCCCCAGAAGTGGTATTCCAATCTCTACCGGATTTTATTATGGAGGACACCAAGCTGGGAACACACATTGCTTTGCTCAAAATCCGAGACAAGGATTCCGGACACAATGGAGAGGTTATTTGTAAATTAGAAGGCGATGTTCCATTTAAAGTACTGACTTCTTCAAGAAACACATATAAATTAGTTACAGATGGAGTTCTAGACCGCGAACAGACCCCTGGGTATAACATCACCATCACAGCCACTGACAAAGGCAAGCCACCCCTCTCCTCCAGCTCAAGCATCACGCTGCACATCGGTGATGTAAACGACAACATGCCAGTTTTTGAACGGGCTTCCTATGTGGTCCATGTAGCAGAGAACAATCCTCCTGGTGCCTCCATCACTCAAGTAAGCGCCTCCGACCCTGACCTAGGGCCCAATGGCCACGTCTCCTACTCCATCGTGGCCAGCGACCTGGAGCCACGCGCGCTGTCGTCCTACGTGTCCGTGAACCCGCAGAGCGGCGTGGTGTTCGCGCAGCGCGCCTTCGACCACGAGCAGCTACGCGTTTTCGAACTGACACTGCAGGCCCGCGACCACGGCTCGCCAGCGCTCAGCTCCAACGTGAGCCTGCGCGTGCTGGTGGGCGACCGCAACGACAACGCGCCCAGGGTGCTGTACCCGGCGCTGGGGCCCGACGGCTCGGCGCTCTTCGACACGGTGCCCCGCGCCGCGCAGCCCGGCTACCTGGTCACCAAAGTGGTGGCGGTGGACGCCGATTCTGGACACAACGCCTGGCTGTCCTACCATGTGCTGCAGGCCAGCGAGCCCGGACTGTTCAGCGTGGGGCTGCGCACGGGCGAGGTGCGCACGGCGAGGGCCTTGGGCGACAGGGACGCGGCCCGCCAGCGCCTGCTGGTCGCTGTGCGCGATGGGGGACAGCCGCCCCTCTCGGCCACCACCACGCTGCTCCTGGTTTTCGCCGACAGCCTGCAGGAGGCGCTGCCGGACCTCAGTGACCGGCCCTCGCCCTCTGACCCCCAGGCTGAGCTGCAGTTTTACCTGGTGGTGGCCTTGGCCTTGATCTCGGTGCTCTTCCTCCTGGCGGTGATTCTGGCGGTCGCCCTACACCTGCGACGCTCCTCCAGCCCTGCTGCTTGGGGCTGCTTTAAGCCTGGTCTCTGTGTCAAGTCTGAACCTGGGGTTCTCCCCAACTACAGTGAAGGAACTTTACCTTATTCGTACAATCTGTGCGTTGCCCATACTGGAAAGACAgagtttaattttctaaaatgtagtGAGCAGTTGAGTTCAGGACAAAACATACTTTCTGGTGATTCATCTGGAGCCTTATTTCCCTTTTGTAATTCCAATGAGTCGACTTCTCATCAGGTGAGTTTCCTGTAA
- the LOC138988561 gene encoding protocadherin gamma-A8-like: MAAPKNYGGRGELVLLCALLGALGKIGRGQIHYSVPEETDKGSFVGNISKDLGLESQELSKHGVRIVSRGRKSGSKN; the protein is encoded by the exons ATGGCCGCTCCGAAGAATTACGGAGGACGCGGCGAGCTGGTACTGCTGTGCGCGCTGCTGGGTGCGCTGGGAAAGATCGGGAGAGGACAGATCCACTACTCTGTGCCTGAAGAGACCGACAAAGGATCCTTCGTGGGTAACATCTCCAAGGACCTGGGGCTGGAGTCACAAGAGCTTTCGAAGCACGGAGTCCGCATCGTCTCCAGAG GTCGAAAATCTGGAAGTAAAAATTAA
- the LOC102279582 gene encoding protocadherin gamma-A8 has translation MWLVLERALDREEEAAHYLVLIATDGGEPRRSSTVHIRVTVLDTNDNAPVFAQPIYRVKVPENVPPGTRLLTVSASDPDEGTNGEVAYKFWKISEKQSPLFQLNENTGEISTAKSLDYEECAFYDMEIQAEDVGALLGRTKVLISVEDVNDNRPEVTITSLFSPVLENTLPGTVIAFLNVHDRDSGKNGQVVCYTRDNLPFQLEKSIDNYYRLVTWKYLDREKISMYNITVAASDLGTPPLSTEIHIALQVADINDNPPIFPHASYSAYIPENNPRGASIFSVTAHDHDSGSNAQVTYSLTKGSIMAVPLSSYVSISSDTGVLYALHSFDYEQIQDLQLLVTARDNGDPQLSSNVSLSLFILDQNDNAPEILYPMLPTDGSTGVELAPRSAEPGYLVTKVVAVDRDSGQNAWLSYRLLKASEPGLFTVGLHTGEVRTARALLDRDALKQSLVMTVHDHGQPPLSATVTLTVAVADSIPDVLADLGSIRTLTNSEDSDLTLYLVVAVAVVSCIFLAFVIVLLSLRLWRWHKSRLLQASSGRLAGLPASGFVGMEGVQAFLQTYSHEVSLTSDSPRSHMIFPQPNYADMLISQDSCEKNDSLLTSIDFHECRDEAAAVQCGLWAPLLAKVENLVQGTSSRSRSSRSLSQTR, from the exons ATGTGG CTGGTGCTGGAGCGCGCCCTGGACCGCGAGGAGGAGGCTGCTCACTACCTGGTCCTCATCGCCACGGATGGAGGCGAACCGCGTCGCTCCAGCACAGTGCACATCCGAGTGACAGTGTTGGATACAAACGACAATGCCCCGGTTTTTGCTCAACCGATTTACCGAGTGAAAGTCCCAGAGAACGTGCCCCCGGGGACCCGGCTGCTTACCGTAAGCGCTAGCGACCCGGATGAAGGAACCAACGGGGAAGTGGCTTATAAATTCTGGAAAATTAGTGAAAAACAATCTCCGTTATTCCAGCTGAATGAAAATACTGGCGAAATATCAACAGCGAAGAGTTTAGATTATGAAGAATGTGCATTTTATGATATGGAAATACAAGCTGAAGATGTGGGGGCACTTCTGGGGCGGACCAAAGTACTCATTTCAGTGGAAGATGTCAATGACAACAGACCCGAAGTGACCATTACATCTTTGTTTAGCCCAGTCCTGGAAAATACTCTTCCTGGGACAGTAATTGCCTTCTTGAATGTGCATGACCGAGACTCTGGGAAGAATGGTCAAGTTGTCTGTTATACACGTGATAATTTACCTTTTCAATTAGAAAAATCTATTGATAATTATTATAGATTGGTGACTTGGAAATATTTGGACCGAGAAAAGATctctatgtataatatcacagTGGCAGCCTCAGATCTAGGAACCCCACCTCTGTCTACTGAAATTCATATTGCCCTGCAAGTGGCAGACATCAATGACAATCCACCCATTTTCCCTCACGCCTCCTACTCAGCCTATATCCCAGAGAACAACCCCAGAGGTGCCTCCATCTTCTCTGTGACTGCTCATGACCACGACAGTGGCAGCAATGCCCAGGTCACTTACTCTCTGACCAAAGGCAGCATCATGGCGGTGCCTCTCTCCTCTTACGTCTCCATCAGCTCTGACACTGGTGTCCTGTATGCTCTGCACTCCTTTGACTATGAGCAGATCCAAGACTTGCAACTACTGGTGACAGCCCGTGACAATGGGGACCCTCAACTCAGCAGCAATGTGTCCCTGAGCCTGTTCATACTGGACCAGAACGACAATGCACCAGAGATTCTGTACCCCATGCTTCCCACTGATGGCTCCACGGGTGTGGAGCTGGCACCTCGCTCTGCAGAGCCAGGCTACCTTGTTACCAAGGTAGTGGCAGTGGACAGAGACTCAGGCCAGAACGCCTGGCTGTCCTACCGCCTACTCAAGGCCAGTGAGCCAGGGCTCTTCACGGTGGGGCTGCACACAGGCGAGGTACGCACGGCACGGGCCCTGCTGGACAGAGATGCGCTCAAGCAGAGCCTGGTGATGACAGTCCACGACCATGGGCAGCCCCCTCTCTCAGCCACCGTCACACTCACTGTGGCCGTGGCAGATAGCATCCCAGATGTCCTTGCTGACCTGGGTAGCATCAGGACCCTAACCAACTCTGAGGATTCAGACCTCACACTGTACCTGGTGGTGGCAGTGGCTGTTGTTTCCTGCATCTTCCTTGCCTTTGTCATCGTGCTGCTGTCGCTCAGACTATGGCGGTGGCACAAATCAAGACTTCTCCAGGCTTCCAGTGGTAGGTTAGCAGGCCTGCCAGCCTCAGGATTTGTGGGCATGGAAGGAGTACAGGCTTTCCTGCAGACCTACTCCCATGAAGTCTCCCTTACCTCTGACTCTCCGAGGAGTCACATGATCTTCCCCCAGCCCAACTATGCTGACATGCTCATTAGCCAAGACAGCTGTGAGAAAAATGATTCCTTGTTAACATCCATAGATTTTCATGAATGTAGGGATGAAGCTGCTGCTGTTCAG TGCGGACTCTGGGCGCCGCTGTTGGCCAAAGTGGAGAACTTGGTACAGGGGACGTCCTCGCGCAGCCGCAGCTCACGTTCCCTGTCTCAGACTCGCTAG
- the LOC102279859 gene encoding protocadherin gamma-B5 translates to MGSGAGKSGWAERRPVLFPFLLSLFCLALSEQIHYRIPEEMPEGSVVGNLAKDLRLSVHELPTRKLRVSSEKPYFTVSAESGELLVSSRLDREQICGKKSACALEFEVVAENPLNFYHVNVEIEDVNDHTPKFSQNSFELQISESTPPGTRFILEVAEDADIGLNSLQTYKLSLSPSFSLINKEKQDGSKFPELVLEKPLDREQQSYHRLVLTASDGGDPPLSGTIELQIQVTDANDNPPVFTQDVYRVNLGENVPPGTTVLQVSATDQDEGVNSEIAYSFYRSGQVFGLNSKSGEITTLKTLDFEEIKEYSIVVEGRDGGGLVAQCTVEISIQDENDNRPDITFHSLVEMILENAVPGTLIALIKIHDRDSGENGEVNCRLEGEVPFQIISSSKNSYKLVTAGTLDREQIPEYNVTIVATDKGKPPLCTHTSVTLHITDVNDNAPVFHQASYVVHVAENNPPGASIEQVRASDPDLGPNGHVSYSIVASDLEPRALSSYVSVNPQSGVVFAQRAFDHEQLRAFELTLQARDHGSPALSSNVSLRVLVGDRNDNAPRVLYPALGHDGSALFDTVPRAAQPGYLVTKVVAVDADSGHNAWLSYHVLQASEPGLFSVGLRTGEVRTARALGDRDAARQRLLVAVRDGGQPPLSATATLLLVFADSLQEALPDLSDRPSPSDPQAELQFYLVVALALISVLFLLAVILAVALHLRRSSSPAAWGCFKPGLCVKSGPVVPPNYSEGTLPYSYNLCVAHTGKTEFNFLKCSEQLSSGQDILCGDSSGALFPLCNSSESTSHPETLMAVSSI, encoded by the coding sequence ATGGGGAGCGGCGCTGGGAAGAGCGGCTGGGCTGAGAGGCGGCCAGTGCTCTTTCCGTTCCTGCTGTCTTTGTTCTGCCTGGCGCTCTCTGAGCAGATCCACTACAGGATTCCCGAGGAGATGCCCGAGGGCTCGGTGGTGGGGAATCTCGCCAAGGACCTGAGACTCAGTGTCCACGAATTACCGACTCGAAAACTGCGCGTCAGTTCAGAGAAGCCTTACTTCACGGTGAGCGCGGAGAGCGGGGAGTTACTTGTGAGCAGCAGGCTAGACCGGGAGCAGATATGCGGGAAGAAGTCAGCTTGTGCTCTGGAATTTGAGGTTGTTGCTGAAAATCCATTGAACTTTTATCACGTGAATGTAGAGATCGAGGATGTTAATGACCACACTCCAAAATTCTCGCAAAATTCCTTTGAGCTGCAAATAAGTGAGTCTACGCCGCCAGGCACGCGATTTATATTAGAAGTCGCGGAAGATGCAGATATTGGCTTAAACTCTCTGCAGACTTATAAACTTTCTCTTAGCCCTAGTTTCTCGTtgataaataaggaaaaacaagATGGTAGTAAATTCCCGGAACTGGTATTGGAGAAACCCTTAGACCGGGAACAACAGAGTTACCATCGTTTAGTACTGACTGCCTCAGACGGTGGCGATCCACCCCTAAGTGGCACTATTGAGCTCCAGATCCAGGTCACTGATGCCAATGATAACCCCCCGGTATTTACCCAGGACGTATACCGAGTCAACCTTGGAGAAAACGTGCCCCCAGGCACCACTGTGTTGCAGGTGTCAGCCACCGATCAGGACGAGGGCGTCAACTCAGAAATTGCTTATTCCTTCTACAGGTCCGGGCAAGTCTTCGGTCTGAATTCAAAGAGTGGGGAAATTACAACTCTAAAAACACTGGATTTcgaagaaatcaaagaatattCCATCGTGGTGGAAGGGAGGGATGGCGGAGGACTGGTTGCACAGTGTACAGTTGAAATTAGCATTCAAGATGAAAATGACAACAGACCAGATATTACATTCCATTCTCTAGTCGAAATGATTCTGGAAAACGCAGTGCCGGGAACTCTGATTGCTTTGATCAAAATACATGACAGAGATTCCGGGGAGAATGGGGAGGTTAATTGTCGATTAGAGGGTGAAGTGCCTTTTCAGATAATCTCTTCCTCCAAAAATTCATACAAGTTGGTAACAGCCGGGACCCTGGACCGAGAGCAGATCCCGGAGTACAATGTCACCATCGTGGCCACTGACAAGGGCAAGCCGCCTCTCTGCACCCATACAAGTGTTACCTTGCATATTACTGATGTCAACGACAATGCTCCGGTTTTCCACCAGGCCTCCTACGTCGTCCACGTGGCAGAAAACAACCCGCCTGGAGCTTCCATCGAACAAGTCAGGGCCTCTGACCCTGACCTAGGGCCCAACGGCCACGTCTCTTACTCCATCGTGGCCAGCGACCTGGAGCCACGCGCGCTGTCGTCCTACGTGTCCGTGAACCCGCAGAGCGGCGTGGTGTTCGCGCAGCGCGCCTTCGACCACGAGCAGCTACGCGCTTTCGAACTGACGCTGCAGGCCCGCGACCACGGCTCGCCAGCGCTCAGCTCCAACGTGAGCCTGCGCGTGCTGGTGGGCGACCGCAACGACAACGCGCCCAGGGTGCTGTACCCGGCGCTGGGGCACGATGGCTCGGCGCTCTTCGACACGGTGCCGCGCGCCGCGCAGCCCGGCTACCTGGTCACCAAGGTGGTGGCAGTGGACGCAGACTCTGGACACAACGCCTGGCTGTCCTACCACGTGCTGCAGGCCAGCGAGCCCGGACTGTTCAGCGTGGGGCTGCGCACGGGCGAGGTGCGCACGGCGAGGGCCTTGGGCGACAGGGACGCGGCCCGCCAGCGCCTGCTGGTCGCTGTGCGCGATGGGGGACAGCCGCCCCTCTCGGCCACCGCCACGCTGCTCCTGGTTTTCGCCGACAGCCTGCAGGAGGCGCTGCCGGACCTCAGTGACCGGCCCTCGCCCTCTGACCCCCAAGCTGAGCTGCAGTTTTACCTGGTGGTGGCCTTGGCCTTGATCTCGGTGCTCTTCCTCCTGGCGGTGATTCTGGCGGTCGCCCTACACCTGCGACGCTCCTCCAGCCCTGCTGCTTGGGGCTGCTTTAAGCCTGGTCTCTGTGTCAAGTCTGGACCCGTGGTTCCTCCCAACTACAGTGAAGGAACTTTACCTTATTCGTACAATCTGTGTGTTGCCCATACTGGAAAGACAgagtttaattttctaaaatgtagtGAGCAGTTGAGTTCAGGACAAGATATACTTTGTGGTGATTCGTCTGGGGCCTTATTTCCACTCTGTAATTCCAGTGAGTCGACTTCCCATCCCGAAACTCTAATGGCGGTGAGTTCCATTTAA